A part of Limihaloglobus sulfuriphilus genomic DNA contains:
- a CDS encoding ABC transporter substrate-binding protein: MFRVFKIIWRFTGLIFLLVFFLWAAVWVFLVSSGGGVPDAADKTIVRLVHSVSDEGVQAAFDSAAAEYEKINPDVKVVIQSIPEKAYLQWTNVQLIGGKAPDIIQTLNRGDQMWEMLATRFFLPLTPHVNEINPHNKGTDLENTIWRDTYVDGMKGGYWFHLMEYYSVPLTIELSRIFYNKDLFRQVKGDDLPPENFQEWMDICRQIKDYSKENDLQVSPLATFYSPASLYGFFNSYFPVMTGGMIDEYDRGYNGIPDATFILFGLIKGDFTLVNERFEAALALLRELSENFQPGFVSAQSSQSRFMFIQNKAAMIKGSVKDARIFQENCNFEVGVFDYPIPRRDHPVYGKYVAGPVAESPVGQFHFGVSKVSKNPELAIDFLRFLSSRRINEEFNQSLVWYPVISGARPHDFLKAFKPNYEGVYRYPQLWQGGNVKLWWDQFYPRYLVGDLSFENFMKEYENIWLTKGVRDFIRRDVLYENMLSQSEFGLAQARSKIIFPEAGELEKGSIVGEGTSYQLGMEVLNLMQHGISNRRYIWNKLQQEYNVVSDE, encoded by the coding sequence ATGTTTAGAGTTTTCAAAATAATATGGCGGTTTACGGGCCTGATTTTTCTGTTAGTTTTCTTTTTATGGGCGGCCGTCTGGGTGTTTCTTGTCAGCAGCGGCGGCGGAGTGCCCGATGCCGCAGATAAAACTATAGTCAGGCTTGTGCACAGCGTTTCAGACGAAGGTGTTCAGGCGGCATTTGACAGTGCGGCTGCTGAATATGAAAAAATTAACCCCGATGTCAAGGTTGTAATCCAGAGTATCCCCGAAAAGGCTTACCTGCAGTGGACTAATGTTCAGCTTATAGGCGGCAAGGCTCCGGATATCATTCAGACACTTAATCGCGGCGACCAGATGTGGGAAATGCTGGCTACAAGATTTTTCCTGCCGCTGACCCCTCATGTCAATGAGATTAACCCGCATAACAAAGGTACAGACCTTGAAAATACCATCTGGCGGGATACCTATGTTGACGGTATGAAGGGAGGCTACTGGTTTCACCTGATGGAATATTACAGTGTGCCGCTGACTATAGAGCTAAGCCGGATTTTTTACAACAAGGATTTGTTCCGCCAGGTAAAAGGCGATGACCTGCCCCCGGAGAATTTTCAAGAATGGATGGATATTTGCAGACAGATAAAAGATTACTCGAAAGAGAATGATTTGCAGGTATCACCGCTGGCGACTTTTTATTCGCCGGCATCGCTTTACGGTTTCTTTAACAGCTATTTTCCAGTTATGACCGGCGGCATGATTGATGAATACGACAGGGGTTATAACGGGATTCCCGATGCGACGTTTATTTTGTTTGGTCTTATTAAAGGTGATTTTACCCTGGTCAATGAGCGTTTTGAAGCGGCACTGGCTCTGCTAAGAGAGCTCTCAGAAAATTTTCAGCCGGGTTTCGTTTCCGCTCAGTCATCACAGTCGCGTTTCATGTTTATACAGAACAAGGCGGCTATGATCAAGGGTTCGGTTAAAGATGCACGCATCTTCCAGGAAAACTGTAATTTTGAGGTAGGTGTCTTTGATTATCCGATACCGCGGCGGGATCACCCCGTTTACGGAAAATATGTAGCCGGTCCGGTTGCTGAGTCGCCTGTGGGCCAGTTCCATTTCGGCGTATCAAAGGTCAGCAAAAACCCTGAACTTGCGATTGATTTTTTGCGTTTTTTGAGCAGCCGCAGGATAAACGAAGAGTTTAATCAGTCGCTTGTCTGGTATCCGGTTATAAGCGGCGCCCGCCCTCACGATTTTCTCAAGGCGTTCAAACCTAACTATGAGGGTGTTTACCGTTATCCTCAGTTGTGGCAGGGAGGTAATGTCAAGCTGTGGTGGGATCAGTTCTATCCCCGGTATCTCGTGGGAGATCTATCGTTCGAGAATTTCATGAAAGAATATGAAAATATATGGCTGACAAAGGGTGTCAGGGATTTTATAAGACGAGATGTACTCTATGAAAATATGCTTTCTCAAAGTGAGTTCGGCCTGGCCCAGGCAAGGTCAAAGATAATCTTCCCGGAGGCCGGAGAGCTCGAAAAAGGCTCAATCGTCGGCGAGGGAACTTCTTATCAGCTTGGTATGGAAGTACTGAACCTCATGCAGCACGGAATAAGCAACAGAAGATACATCTGGAATAAACTTCAGCAGGAATACAACGTTGTCTCGGATGAGTAA
- a CDS encoding carbohydrate ABC transporter permease yields MYSIGKKKRSFVSESVKHLFIWLILGFSLFPLYMVFNISFKDNTQFYNQPWLPTLPLNFENWAKGWDNIGQTIANSIFLSVSATAMALAFGISAAYFFARCKMPGWKIFWAIFMILMLMPGVANLIPLFSLLKNLNLLNTYFALIILGTSGGQVVTIYILRNFIEEIPKDLFESAQMDGAGHLQQILHIVIPFSGSIISTLAILRFIFEWNSFILPLVVLRDETRLPMAVKLYQIEGAYVQQWGPMMASYAIASIPLILLFLFTMQFFIKGLSSGAVKG; encoded by the coding sequence ATGTACTCAATCGGAAAAAAGAAGCGGTCTTTCGTCTCGGAATCTGTTAAACACCTGTTTATATGGCTGATCCTGGGCTTTTCGTTATTTCCATTGTACATGGTATTTAATATAAGTTTCAAGGATAACACCCAGTTTTACAATCAGCCCTGGCTGCCGACACTGCCGCTGAATTTTGAGAACTGGGCCAAGGGCTGGGACAACATCGGCCAGACGATTGCAAACTCAATCTTTCTCTCGGTTTCTGCCACTGCGATGGCATTGGCTTTTGGTATAAGTGCGGCATATTTCTTCGCCAGATGCAAGATGCCCGGCTGGAAAATATTCTGGGCAATCTTTATGATCCTTATGCTCATGCCGGGAGTTGCGAATCTGATACCGCTGTTTTCTCTGCTAAAAAATCTAAACCTGCTCAACACGTATTTTGCCCTTATAATCCTGGGCACCTCAGGCGGGCAGGTCGTTACAATATACATCCTGCGTAATTTCATTGAAGAGATTCCCAAGGACCTTTTTGAGTCGGCACAGATGGACGGAGCAGGTCATCTTCAGCAGATTCTGCATATCGTTATACCTTTCAGCGGCTCAATCATATCAACCTTGGCAATACTTAGATTTATCTTTGAGTGGAACAGTTTCATTCTCCCTCTTGTAGTTCTTCGTGATGAGACGAGGCTGCCCATGGCAGTTAAGCTATATCAGATCGAGGGAGCTTATGTTCAGCAGTGGGGGCCTATGATGGCGTCTTACGCGATAGCGTCTATCCCGCTGATTCTTCTGTTCCTGTTCACTATGCAGTTTTTCATCAAGGGCCTCAGCTCTGGAGCGGTAAAGGGCTGA
- the tnpB gene encoding IS66 family insertion sequence element accessory protein TnpB (TnpB, as the term is used for proteins encoded by IS66 family insertion elements, is considered an accessory protein, since TnpC, encoded by a neighboring gene, is a DDE family transposase.), giving the protein MLTLPSSVRIFIYTQPTDMRCGFNKLSMLTESFMLKDPLSGHLFVFFNKHGDKCKILFWDRTGFAIWYKRLEEGTFEKLKNPSKQPSIEVDISKLTWILEGIDLFKARRRKRYERKTPP; this is encoded by the coding sequence ATGCTGACACTTCCATCATCGGTCAGGATATTCATATACACTCAACCTACCGACATGCGATGCGGATTCAATAAGCTCTCGATGCTGACCGAAAGTTTTATGCTCAAGGATCCGTTGAGCGGCCATCTGTTCGTGTTCTTCAACAAGCATGGGGACAAGTGCAAGATACTCTTCTGGGACAGGACAGGTTTTGCCATCTGGTATAAACGTCTTGAAGAGGGAACTTTTGAAAAACTGAAAAACCCATCAAAACAACCCTCAATTGAGGTTGACATTTCAAAGCTTACATGGATACTCGAGGGGATAGATCTTTTCAAGGCGAGAAGAAGAAAGCGTTATGAGCGTAAAACGCCTCCATAG
- the istB gene encoding IS21-like element helper ATPase IstB has protein sequence MNNSLHNTLKSLRLSGMLETLEVRLQEAAGNSLTHAEFLELILQDEMLVRKHRQIQRGIKAAGFRELKTLEEFDWQFNTSIKRSRIFDMATCRFISEGVDVLLLGPPGVGKSHLCQAIGYQAVKAGMAVRYRSIFDVARDFLHEDAFACQDKVMNRYLKPELLIIDDMGIKHLPKRCGEYLLEIIMRRYENKSTMMTSNRPLEDWGKLIGDVPSATAILDRFLHHAEIINITGRSYRLKDRAEHGACEKRAGHEG, from the coding sequence ATGAACAATTCACTGCATAACACATTAAAATCACTAAGGTTGTCAGGTATGCTTGAGACACTTGAAGTTCGATTGCAGGAGGCAGCCGGCAACAGCCTCACTCATGCTGAGTTTTTAGAACTGATCCTGCAGGATGAGATGCTGGTCAGAAAGCATCGCCAGATCCAAAGGGGTATTAAGGCTGCCGGGTTTAGAGAACTCAAGACACTGGAGGAGTTTGACTGGCAGTTCAATACTTCGATTAAAAGAAGCCGGATATTTGATATGGCCACATGCCGCTTTATCAGTGAGGGCGTTGATGTTCTGCTGCTTGGCCCTCCGGGTGTGGGCAAGAGTCATTTGTGTCAGGCGATAGGCTATCAGGCAGTCAAGGCAGGCATGGCTGTGCGGTACCGCTCGATATTTGATGTTGCCAGGGATTTTCTGCACGAAGATGCCTTTGCCTGTCAGGATAAGGTAATGAACAGATATCTCAAGCCGGAGCTGCTGATAATCGATGACATGGGCATCAAGCATCTGCCAAAACGCTGCGGCGAGTATCTGCTGGAGATCATTATGCGGCGATATGAAAACAAATCCACGATGATGACCTCCAACAGGCCGCTGGAAGACTGGGGCAAGCTCATTGGTGATGTACCATCGGCAACCGCAATCCTGGACAGGTTTTTGCATCATGCTGAGATCATCAACATCACAGGCCGCAGCTACCGTCTCAAGGACCGTGCCGAGCATGGTGCCTGTGAGAAAAGAGCCGGCCATGAAGGCTGA
- a CDS encoding carbohydrate ABC transporter permease gives MVKEKFSNNIQRISKDWRAYLFVLPSLLLVLVFSYFPAYSAIYHSFYDWNGADIEKFIGLDNFRRAFTDGVLGRSFIVILILVLANFVKMVPSIAVSVVIHRLKRENWQYLYRVLFVIPMIIPGIVWLLIWKFFFDPTFGILNKVLEVTGVMSLLQWIDSLAGWGLFVEGVDPAWLSTPQLIVPALIIWGFPWVGVVGVLIYLAGLSSIGTEVYEAAEIDGIGWFRKFLNIELPLIMTQVRLNAALMIINTLKSYGLVLVLLGVSGGPAGAGMVPGLYMFRKAFVDQEAGYACAIGLLIFALILVLTWINNKYMRVDH, from the coding sequence ATGGTTAAAGAAAAATTTTCAAATAATATTCAGCGGATCAGCAAAGACTGGCGGGCTTACCTCTTTGTTCTTCCAAGTCTTCTGCTGGTGCTTGTCTTTTCGTATTTCCCCGCTTACAGTGCCATTTATCACTCTTTTTATGACTGGAACGGAGCGGATATTGAAAAATTCATCGGACTGGACAACTTTCGAAGGGCCTTTACTGATGGAGTTTTAGGCCGCTCATTTATCGTTATACTGATACTGGTTCTGGCGAATTTTGTAAAGATGGTTCCTTCGATTGCCGTTTCAGTAGTCATACACAGACTAAAAAGAGAAAACTGGCAATACCTCTACAGGGTACTCTTCGTAATACCGATGATTATACCTGGAATAGTGTGGCTTTTGATATGGAAATTTTTCTTTGACCCGACTTTCGGGATTCTCAACAAGGTTCTTGAGGTTACGGGTGTGATGTCTCTTCTGCAATGGATAGACTCACTGGCCGGCTGGGGATTGTTTGTTGAGGGTGTAGATCCTGCCTGGCTGAGCACGCCGCAGCTTATCGTGCCGGCGCTGATAATATGGGGTTTCCCGTGGGTTGGAGTTGTTGGAGTGCTGATATATCTGGCAGGGCTGTCTTCGATTGGGACGGAGGTATATGAGGCGGCGGAAATTGACGGGATAGGCTGGTTCAGGAAATTCCTTAATATAGAACTGCCGCTTATAATGACTCAGGTCAGGCTCAACGCGGCCCTTATGATTATCAATACTCTCAAAAGCTACGGGCTTGTCCTTGTGCTGCTCGGCGTCAGCGGAGGCCCCGCCGGCGCGGGTATGGTTCCCGGGCTGTATATGTTCAGAAAGGCCTTTGTTGACCAGGAGGCCGGCTATGCCTGCGCGATAGGCTTGCTGATATTTGCGCTGATACTGGTTTTAACATGGATAAACAATAAATATATGAGGGTTGATCATTAA
- a CDS encoding GNAT family N-acetyltransferase, with translation MQIKIFDTFKAGIVAHLHISGISTGFISSLGVGFVTALYEAISEDQNSFCFVAQEDEQVLGFVAFSCNLGKLYKYVLKRKFFRFAPKIAFRMLNFTTFKKVVANLLYPSKMSKMDLPDAELLSIVVAPEGRGRGVASELTRAGFDECRRRGINRVKVLVAADNEPANRLYQKVGFKFHSQIESHGVLSNVYVVELGIRN, from the coding sequence ATGCAAATAAAGATTTTTGATACTTTTAAGGCCGGCATAGTCGCACATCTCCATATTAGTGGCATATCTACTGGCTTTATAAGTTCGCTGGGGGTGGGGTTTGTAACTGCGCTTTATGAGGCTATTTCTGAGGATCAGAATAGTTTTTGTTTTGTTGCTCAGGAAGATGAGCAGGTTTTGGGATTTGTTGCTTTCTCGTGCAATCTGGGCAAGCTATATAAATATGTGCTTAAAAGAAAATTCTTTCGTTTTGCTCCTAAAATTGCATTTCGTATGCTCAACTTTACTACATTTAAAAAGGTTGTGGCTAATCTTCTTTACCCTTCCAAGATGTCGAAGATGGATTTGCCGGATGCGGAACTGCTTTCTATTGTTGTGGCGCCTGAGGGCCGCGGCAGAGGTGTTGCATCAGAATTAACCCGGGCCGGTTTTGATGAGTGCCGCAGACGAGGCATCAACCGTGTTAAGGTTCTTGTTGCCGCTGATAATGAGCCGGCGAATCGTTTGTACCAGAAAGTCGGCTTTAAGTTTCATTCACAAATTGAAAGCCATGGGGTTTTGAGCAATGTTTATGTCGTAGAATTAGGAATTAGGAATTAG
- the tnpC gene encoding IS66 family transposase, with the protein MTRSLLTCFQRRLTPASFYVKEYVRKKFCCKACESEISIGPLPPRAIDKGIAGEGLLAHIITSKYCDHAPLNRLESILKRHGVDINVSTMCGWVDKCADLLEPLVKRMHRKILESPKINTDDTRIPIKSRKRKGSTYNGYLWTYIDDKSNVVFDFTPTRSRQGPLEFLGDYAGKVQADAYSGYDEFFNKGKATEIGCNAHARRKFEYAIDDDPLRGTRMTVLWGRLYAIESRAKREEYSDEQLLEARQKEAVPILEEIKSLLDEYKAQVLPKTPIGKAVTYALNQWDALCRYTEDPILDIDNNLAERTLRMVVIGRKNYMFAGSEAGAWRASIIYSLVASCKLMGHDPFAYFNDVLRRVSTHPGHKIDELLPSNWKKPESNTEEGKIVKEQILKAS; encoded by the coding sequence TTGACCCGCTCATTACTGACCTGTTTTCAGCGCCGCTTAACACCGGCATCGTTTTACGTCAAAGAGTATGTCAGGAAGAAATTTTGCTGCAAGGCTTGCGAATCAGAGATATCTATTGGTCCGCTTCCCCCAAGGGCGATAGACAAGGGTATCGCCGGCGAGGGACTGCTGGCTCATATAATAACGAGTAAGTATTGTGATCATGCACCCTTGAACAGACTGGAAAGCATCCTCAAGCGGCATGGTGTTGATATAAATGTATCCACAATGTGTGGTTGGGTCGATAAATGTGCTGATCTGCTGGAGCCCCTGGTTAAAAGGATGCACAGGAAGATTCTTGAGTCTCCAAAGATTAATACCGATGACACCCGTATCCCAATAAAGAGCAGAAAACGTAAAGGTTCCACCTATAACGGTTATTTGTGGACCTATATTGATGATAAGAGTAATGTGGTGTTTGATTTTACGCCCACAAGATCAAGACAAGGGCCGCTGGAATTCCTTGGTGATTATGCCGGCAAGGTTCAGGCCGATGCATACAGCGGATATGATGAGTTTTTTAATAAAGGTAAGGCCACGGAAATTGGCTGCAACGCCCATGCGCGAAGAAAGTTCGAGTATGCTATAGATGACGATCCCCTCAGGGGTACCCGTATGACGGTATTATGGGGCAGGCTATATGCGATTGAAAGCAGGGCTAAACGCGAAGAGTACTCCGATGAGCAGCTGTTGGAAGCCCGACAGAAAGAGGCTGTGCCGATACTCGAAGAAATAAAGAGCCTTCTTGACGAATACAAGGCTCAAGTGCTGCCAAAGACCCCGATAGGCAAGGCGGTAACCTACGCTTTGAACCAGTGGGATGCTCTGTGCAGATATACGGAAGATCCAATTCTGGATATTGATAACAATCTGGCCGAACGTACACTGCGTATGGTCGTCATAGGTCGAAAAAACTATATGTTTGCCGGAAGTGAGGCCGGAGCCTGGCGAGCATCGATTATCTACAGCCTGGTAGCAAGCTGTAAATTGATGGGCCACGACCCGTTCGCCTACTTCAACGATGTACTGAGAAGAGTGAGCACCCACCCGGGACACAAAATAGACGAGCTTCTCCCCAGCAACTGGAAGAAACCTGAGTCTAACACTGAAGAAGGCAAAATTGTCAAAGAACAGATATTGAAAGCCTCCTGA
- a CDS encoding sialidase family protein, which yields MSQIPDARNILNGFDIPAGEGYADQPYVVITKDGDWLCVITTGAGEEGQSGQHIISTISSDKGRSWSLPVKIESPEGPEASWALPVIVPSGRIYVFYNYNKENIRKVVCDTNFRKEGYTTRVDSLGVMAYKYSDDSGKSWSEQRWEIPIRKMKCDYENPYKGQIQFFWGVGKPIVHDGAVYIGFAKIERFGKGFMYKSQGCFLKSKNILTETEPDKITWQTLPDGDCGLKSPVGPVSDEANLAGLSDGSLYCTYRTIDGHPCHAYSRDGGHTWTGPEFMTYTPGGRKIKHPRAANFVWRCSNGKLLYWFHNHGITGGRWAGPRPDAYRDRNPVWLSAGTEKDSPEGKVIHWSQPEIVIYDDDPLVRMSYPSLIEDSGSFYLTETQKKTARVHKIPDYIIEKLFSQDTVNQQAKDGVILELEDSRGLRGTFDMPPLPEFGEYNFSQLMYPTKDTRAGFTVEFTAAVNSLQPGQILLDTRSKAQIGLTVSVGEQANYVFRMFDGRNAAYWSSDPNTIQQGKQQHVVIIVDGGPKIISYIIDGRLNDGGEDRQFGWGRFNKYFYSLNHSDKLNISESSDLKLTLLRFYNRHLLTGEAVGNYRSEQKRMS from the coding sequence ATGTCTCAAATACCGGATGCCAGAAATATTCTCAATGGTTTTGATATCCCGGCAGGCGAAGGCTATGCCGACCAGCCGTATGTCGTAATAACAAAAGATGGCGACTGGCTTTGCGTCATAACTACCGGTGCGGGCGAAGAGGGCCAGTCCGGCCAGCATATCATATCAACGATAAGCAGTGATAAAGGCCGCAGCTGGAGCCTGCCCGTAAAGATTGAATCGCCGGAGGGACCGGAGGCGTCCTGGGCATTGCCGGTCATTGTGCCCTCGGGAAGGATCTATGTCTTCTATAATTACAACAAGGAAAACATTCGAAAGGTTGTATGTGATACAAACTTCCGAAAAGAAGGATATACCACGCGTGTTGATTCGCTTGGAGTGATGGCTTACAAGTATTCTGATGACAGCGGCAAAAGCTGGTCAGAACAGCGGTGGGAAATACCAATAAGAAAAATGAAATGCGATTATGAGAATCCCTACAAGGGTCAAATCCAGTTTTTCTGGGGCGTTGGCAAACCTATTGTGCATGACGGCGCGGTTTATATAGGATTTGCCAAAATTGAGCGTTTCGGCAAGGGATTTATGTACAAGAGCCAAGGCTGCTTCCTCAAGAGCAAAAATATTCTCACAGAAACCGAACCGGACAAAATAACATGGCAGACACTGCCGGACGGCGATTGTGGTTTGAAATCTCCCGTCGGGCCGGTCTCTGACGAGGCCAATCTGGCAGGACTTTCAGACGGCTCATTGTACTGCACATACAGAACTATTGACGGCCACCCCTGCCACGCATACAGCAGAGACGGCGGCCATACCTGGACAGGGCCGGAGTTTATGACATACACCCCCGGCGGCAGAAAGATTAAGCACCCCAGAGCCGCCAACTTTGTCTGGAGGTGCAGTAACGGCAAACTGCTTTACTGGTTCCACAATCACGGCATAACCGGCGGCAGATGGGCAGGTCCGAGACCGGATGCATACAGAGACAGAAACCCCGTATGGCTTTCTGCCGGCACTGAAAAAGACTCGCCCGAGGGCAAGGTCATTCACTGGAGTCAGCCGGAAATTGTTATCTATGATGATGATCCGTTAGTTAGAATGAGCTACCCGTCTCTAATTGAGGATAGCGGAAGTTTCTATCTGACAGAAACACAGAAAAAGACTGCCAGAGTGCACAAAATACCTGATTATATAATCGAAAAACTTTTCAGCCAGGACACTGTGAACCAACAGGCCAAAGACGGAGTAATACTTGAGCTTGAGGATTCCCGCGGCTTACGCGGCACGTTTGATATGCCGCCTCTGCCGGAATTTGGCGAATATAATTTCTCTCAACTTATGTACCCGACAAAAGACACCCGCGCCGGGTTCACCGTGGAATTTACCGCCGCTGTGAACTCGTTGCAGCCCGGGCAGATATTGCTTGATACGCGTTCGAAGGCTCAAATAGGTTTAACTGTAAGCGTAGGCGAGCAGGCTAATTACGTCTTTAGAATGTTCGACGGCAGAAACGCGGCGTATTGGAGCAGTGACCCGAATACCATACAGCAGGGCAAACAGCAGCATGTTGTAATTATCGTTGACGGCGGACCCAAAATAATAAGCTATATCATCGACGGCCGGCTAAACGACGGCGGCGAAGACCGGCAGTTCGGCTGGGGAAGATTTAACAAATACTTTTATAGCCTCAACCATTCTGATAAATTGAACATAAGTGAAAGTTCTGACTTAAAACTAACTCTGCTAAGGTTTTACAACCGGCATCTCCTCACCGGCGAGGCCGTCGGAAATTATAGGTCAGAACAAAAACGTATGTCCTAG
- the tnpA gene encoding IS66 family insertion sequence element accessory protein TnpA yields the protein MSIEKHSDLEQRRFWEMVIETWRSSGLPVRQFCKQEGLSEPTFYSWRKKLSPDKPTKVPEKSGFVEVTLPAGNPTPLELILSSGSVLRISPSTESELLARVVGVLREAGLC from the coding sequence ATGAGCATTGAAAAACATTCAGACCTGGAACAACGCAGGTTCTGGGAGATGGTAATTGAGACCTGGCGTTCAAGCGGGTTGCCGGTCCGGCAGTTCTGCAAACAGGAAGGGTTATCTGAGCCGACATTTTACAGCTGGCGAAAGAAGCTCAGTCCTGACAAGCCGACGAAAGTGCCGGAGAAATCCGGTTTTGTCGAGGTTACATTGCCCGCCGGTAATCCAACACCACTGGAACTTATCCTAAGCTCCGGCAGCGTTCTGCGTATCAGCCCTTCAACCGAGAGTGAATTGCTGGCCCGCGTGGTCGGTGTTCTGCGTGAGGCCGGGTTATGCTGA
- the istA gene encoding IS21 family transposase, which produces MTKRSVIQTLRERNWSCRRISRELGIHLDTVRKYAKSDNDNSKQVTNAPPGSVAQSSTGPVSNCEPYREIIKNKLDMGLSRRRIWQDLRDDHGSDVSYHSVRRFVNRLSKNSPVPFRRLECRPGEEAQIDFGTGAPVITKDGRRKRTHVIRVVLSFSRKSYSEAVFRQTGDNFINCLENAFHHFGGVPQTLIIDNLKAAVNKADWYDPEIHPKIVSFCRHYGTAILPCKPYTPRHKGKVEKAVAYVKNNALKGRSFKSLSEQNQFLLSWESRIADTRIHGTTRKQVGKLFTEQEKPALLRLPVGRFPSFTEAQRSVHRDGHIEVERTYYSVPPEYTGRKVWARWDGHMVRVFNRSMEQIVVHAKVEPGRFQTQDGHIHSEKRTKIENGVVWMLERVSLIGDNAERWALQMLEARGIPGIRVLLGLLNMTNTYKGNKIDNACKIALSHNAFRLKTIRSIIKHGGDRQLQMEFIDEHPIIRDISSYGEFVREVLG; this is translated from the coding sequence ATGACTAAAAGAAGTGTAATACAGACATTAAGAGAGCGTAACTGGTCTTGCAGGCGTATATCCAGAGAGCTTGGCATCCACCTGGATACGGTGCGTAAGTATGCAAAATCAGACAATGATAATTCAAAACAGGTCACTAACGCGCCTCCCGGGTCGGTGGCCCAAAGCTCAACCGGTCCGGTAAGCAATTGTGAGCCTTACCGTGAAATAATTAAGAACAAGCTGGATATGGGGCTCAGCCGCCGGCGTATATGGCAGGATCTTCGTGACGACCACGGCTCTGATGTCAGCTACCACAGCGTTCGCAGGTTTGTCAACCGCCTCAGTAAAAATTCGCCTGTTCCGTTCAGGCGTCTTGAATGCAGGCCCGGTGAAGAGGCTCAGATAGATTTTGGTACGGGTGCACCGGTAATAACGAAAGATGGCAGACGAAAAAGAACTCATGTAATACGGGTAGTGCTTAGCTTCTCCCGTAAATCCTACAGCGAGGCAGTTTTCAGGCAGACCGGCGATAACTTTATAAATTGCCTGGAAAACGCTTTTCACCACTTTGGCGGTGTTCCGCAAACACTGATAATAGATAATCTTAAAGCTGCTGTAAACAAAGCTGACTGGTATGATCCTGAGATACACCCAAAAATAGTGTCATTCTGCCGTCATTACGGTACCGCCATTTTACCCTGTAAGCCGTATACCCCAAGACACAAGGGTAAGGTTGAAAAAGCAGTAGCATATGTCAAAAATAACGCCCTCAAGGGCCGCAGCTTTAAGAGCCTCTCAGAGCAGAATCAGTTTCTTCTCAGCTGGGAGAGCCGTATTGCCGATACCCGTATTCACGGCACTACCCGCAAGCAGGTAGGCAAATTGTTCACAGAACAGGAAAAGCCTGCTTTATTGAGGCTTCCGGTTGGAAGGTTTCCTTCATTTACAGAAGCTCAGCGGTCCGTTCACAGGGACGGCCATATAGAGGTAGAGAGGACCTATTACTCGGTGCCTCCGGAATATACCGGCCGCAAGGTATGGGCAAGATGGGACGGCCATATGGTAAGAGTATTTAACCGCAGCATGGAGCAGATTGTTGTTCACGCTAAAGTTGAGCCGGGCAGATTCCAGACTCAGGACGGACATATTCATTCAGAGAAAAGAACAAAGATAGAAAACGGCGTTGTATGGATGCTTGAACGAGTCAGTCTGATAGGTGACAATGCCGAGAGATGGGCCCTGCAGATGCTTGAGGCCAGAGGAATACCTGGTATCCGCGTACTTCTGGGCTTGCTGAATATGACCAATACCTATAAAGGTAACAAAATCGATAATGCATGTAAAATAGCGTTAAGCCACAATGCTTTTCGATTGAAGACCATCAGGAGTATTATTAAACACGGCGGTGACAGGCAGCTCCAGATGGAATTTATAGATGAGCACCCTATTATCAGAGATATCTCCAGTTACGGAGAATTCGTAAGAGAGGTTCTGGGCTGA